In Polaribacter sp. L3A8, a genomic segment contains:
- a CDS encoding VCBS repeat-containing protein gives MYKIFTSILLFTIIVSCSLKEDSNTSVKLFSKLSAKETHINFSNNIEETDSLNYFNYSSIYLGAGVSIGDINNDGLVDLFFTGNQVSNKLYLNKGNLQFEDITEKAAISGDKRWYTGTTMADVNNDGYLDIYCAVAGKNGIKNNQLFINNKNNTFTEKAKEYNIDDAVNSMQSTFFDYDNDGDLDLYVANYPITHQSTSNMVYKNKMDNATLAESNKLFRNDGNTFTDVTEQSGVKNYSLSLGISAADINNDGWQDIYVSNDYSTPDFFYINNKDGTFKEIVKEATSQTSFYGMGIDVSDINNDGFLDLFQVDMESNNNRRQKANMASMNPKLFFETLLYGFHYQYMHNCLQLNSGLIRDGIPEFSNISRLAGVSSTDWSWGPLFADFDNDGFKDLYITNGTRREVNNKDFFKKIGHKEYDKYSLLEKNKMIPSEKINNFALKNSGNLNFENVAKKWGLENKGFSNGAAYADLDNDGDLEIIVNNIDEEATIFKNNSSDNTNYLKIKLNGASKNKFGLGTRVYAFTADKKQMQELTLTRGYQSSVAPEIHFGLHKTAIVDSLKIIWQDGNHQTLKDVKANQLLTIKYTDAKPNLNKKVINKKQRLFTAVDNLLQPRHLENELNDFDKQVLLPHKMSTLGPALAVADVNNDGLDDYFIGGSFGNASQLYIQNKGDFIKAEIPSIEKDKLSEDLGALFFDADSDGDKDLYVVSGGYEYAQNSSMLQDRLYVNDGKGNFVKALNSLPKLNNSGSKAYQLDYNKDGKQDILVLGRQIPGKYPLPTTSYLLKNNSTDSDIKFKNTSTTLFTNLGMATSAVITDFNNDSWQDIIIVGEWMNIRVFKNNKGTFTEVSEEMGLTKDTTGWWWSINQGDFDNDGDTDYILGNNGLNYKYKATQNETFDIFVNDFDKNNTDDIVLSYYNEGKQYPLRGRQCSSQQIPGIKNKFKNYDEFSQATLVDVYGKKNLENALHYQVKSFASIYLENKGDTFVVHKLPVEAQFSSIQKILINDYDHDGNLDALIAGNLHNSEVETPRNDASYGLFLKGKGNGTFVPVSVLESGFYTSGDVKEMSEITINNERYIIIGKNNDVIQYLKLNK, from the coding sequence ATGTATAAAATTTTCACTTCCATTTTACTTTTTACCATTATTGTGAGTTGCTCCTTAAAAGAAGACAGTAACACCTCTGTTAAATTATTTTCTAAACTTTCTGCAAAGGAAACCCATATTAACTTTAGTAATAATATAGAAGAAACAGATTCTTTAAATTATTTTAACTACTCGTCTATTTACTTAGGTGCTGGTGTTTCTATTGGTGATATAAATAATGATGGTTTGGTAGATTTGTTCTTTACAGGCAACCAAGTAAGCAACAAATTATACTTAAATAAAGGAAACCTTCAGTTTGAAGATATTACAGAAAAAGCAGCTATTTCTGGTGATAAAAGATGGTATACCGGCACCACAATGGCAGACGTAAATAACGATGGATATTTAGATATTTATTGTGCTGTTGCAGGTAAAAACGGCATTAAAAACAATCAACTTTTTATCAACAATAAAAATAATACATTTACAGAAAAAGCAAAAGAATATAACATAGATGACGCTGTAAACTCCATGCAGTCTACCTTTTTTGATTATGATAATGATGGCGACTTAGACCTTTATGTTGCAAATTATCCTATTACACATCAGTCTACCTCTAATATGGTTTATAAAAACAAAATGGACAATGCTACCCTAGCAGAATCAAATAAATTATTTAGAAATGATGGTAATACTTTTACTGATGTTACAGAGCAATCGGGTGTAAAAAATTATAGTTTGTCTTTAGGTATTTCTGCAGCAGATATTAATAATGATGGTTGGCAAGACATCTATGTGTCTAATGATTATAGTACTCCAGATTTTTTTTACATCAATAATAAGGATGGAACTTTTAAAGAAATTGTAAAAGAAGCTACTTCTCAAACTTCTTTTTACGGAATGGGAATTGATGTTTCTGATATTAATAATGATGGTTTTTTAGACCTTTTTCAGGTTGATATGGAGTCTAATAATAACCGTCGTCAGAAAGCAAATATGGCAAGCATGAATCCTAAATTGTTTTTCGAAACCCTTTTATATGGTTTTCATTATCAATATATGCACAATTGTTTGCAATTAAATTCGGGTTTAATAAGAGATGGAATTCCTGAGTTTTCAAATATTTCTAGATTGGCAGGCGTTTCTTCTACAGATTGGAGTTGGGGTCCTTTATTTGCTGATTTTGATAATGACGGATTTAAAGATTTATATATCACCAACGGAACGAGGCGAGAAGTTAACAACAAAGATTTTTTTAAGAAAATAGGGCATAAAGAATATGATAAATATTCTTTATTAGAAAAAAACAAAATGATTCCGAGTGAGAAAATTAACAACTTTGCTCTTAAAAACTCAGGAAATCTAAATTTTGAAAACGTTGCCAAAAAATGGGGATTAGAGAACAAAGGTTTTTCTAATGGAGCCGCTTATGCGGATTTAGATAATGATGGCGATTTAGAAATAATTGTAAATAATATAGATGAAGAAGCTACTATTTTTAAGAACAATAGTTCGGATAATACTAACTATTTAAAAATAAAACTGAATGGTGCTTCTAAAAATAAATTCGGATTAGGAACCAGAGTTTATGCTTTTACTGCGGATAAAAAACAAATGCAAGAATTAACGCTAACAAGAGGATATCAATCTTCTGTAGCACCAGAAATTCATTTCGGATTGCATAAAACAGCAATAGTAGACAGTTTAAAAATCATCTGGCAAGATGGAAATCATCAAACTTTAAAAGATGTAAAAGCAAATCAATTATTAACAATTAAATATACTGATGCAAAGCCAAACCTCAACAAGAAGGTTATCAACAAAAAACAAAGGTTGTTTACAGCAGTAGATAATTTACTACAACCAAGACACCTAGAAAACGAGCTTAACGATTTTGACAAACAAGTTTTACTGCCTCACAAAATGTCTACTTTAGGCCCTGCTTTAGCAGTTGCAGATGTTAATAATGATGGTTTAGATGATTATTTTATTGGCGGTTCTTTTGGCAATGCTTCACAATTATATATTCAAAATAAAGGTGATTTTATAAAGGCCGAAATTCCATCCATAGAAAAAGACAAACTTTCTGAAGATTTAGGCGCTCTATTTTTTGATGCAGATTCTGACGGAGATAAAGATTTGTATGTAGTTAGTGGTGGTTATGAGTATGCTCAAAACTCATCAATGTTACAAGATAGGTTGTATGTAAATGATGGTAAAGGCAATTTCGTAAAGGCTCTAAATAGTTTACCAAAGTTGAATAATAGCGGATCTAAAGCCTATCAATTAGATTATAATAAAGATGGAAAACAAGATATTTTAGTTCTTGGTAGACAAATACCTGGTAAGTATCCTTTACCCACAACAAGTTATTTACTTAAAAATAATTCTACTGATTCAGACATAAAGTTTAAAAACACCTCTACTACTCTTTTTACCAATTTAGGAATGGCTACAAGTGCTGTTATTACTGATTTTAATAATGATTCTTGGCAAGACATTATTATTGTTGGCGAATGGATGAACATAAGAGTTTTCAAAAATAACAAAGGAACTTTTACAGAAGTTTCTGAAGAAATGGGACTAACAAAAGATACTACTGGTTGGTGGTGGAGTATTAATCAAGGTGATTTTGATAATGATGGAGATACCGATTATATTCTTGGAAACAATGGTCTAAACTACAAATACAAAGCCACCCAAAATGAGACTTTTGATATTTTTGTAAATGACTTTGATAAAAATAATACAGATGATATTGTTTTAAGTTATTATAATGAGGGGAAACAATATCCACTTCGTGGAAGGCAATGCTCGTCACAACAAATACCAGGAATAAAAAATAAGTTCAAAAATTATGATGAATTTTCTCAAGCTACTTTGGTAGATGTTTATGGAAAAAAGAATTTAGAAAATGCATTACATTATCAAGTAAAATCTTTTGCGAGTATCTATTTAGAAAACAAAGGTGATACTTTTGTTGTGCACAAATTACCTGTAGAAGCTCAGTTTTCTAGCATTCAAAAAATACTGATTAATGATTACGATCATGATGGAAATTTAGACGCACTTATTGCTGGAAACCTACACAATTCGGAAGTAGAAACACCAAGAAACGATGCTAGTTATGGTTTGTTTTTAAAAGGAAAAGGTAATGGAACTTTTGTACCAGTTTCCGTCTTAGAAAGTGGTTTTTATACTTCTGGTGATGTTAAAGAAATGTCTGAAATAACAATAAATAATGAACGTTACATTATAATTGGTAAAAATAATGATGTGATACAGTATCTAAAACTTAATAAATAG
- a CDS encoding RagB/SusD family nutrient uptake outer membrane protein, producing the protein MKKTFLTIIGILFLGVFSCTDEFTENPRINVEELETYFLKEENVETAIIGIYDLMQHNYSKDWSSAFLVKLLPGDDANAAGGNENDQNQLQNIDDYAKVSSSNVSIASVWDLYYRTIALSNLVINNIADSNLGNKDRALAEAKFMRAWCYFELTTMFGDVPLRLTVPEKAEDFGIEKSSRAAIYTQIELDLTAAIAGLPAKGQSDNFRATSETAEALMGKVLVFQEKYSDAIPFFKSVIDNPAIDLEENPEDVWSINKEFGKESLFEMGYISTSARDWGNLAWGGRNESNLHIQLMGPRGDGIFDVTGTGLINGWGFNLPTSKLVKAFEAAGDSKRKAATLMTEAELIAAGGSVDPTAATGGVIWDYEGAIRIKYGTKLEDTSSDGVKELNYGTNYRLFRYAEVLLLAAEAYNKDGQDGLARTELDKVRKRAGLGNIDVNLTGDALFEAIVNEKFLELAHEGQRFWDLVRWGKAATELAGTGYSATNNLFPIPITEIDKNPKLSLTDQNPGY; encoded by the coding sequence ATGAAAAAAACATTTTTAACAATTATAGGAATTCTTTTTCTAGGAGTCTTTTCTTGTACCGATGAGTTTACAGAAAACCCTAGAATAAATGTAGAAGAATTAGAAACATACTTTCTTAAAGAAGAAAACGTAGAAACGGCAATTATAGGTATCTATGATTTAATGCAACATAACTATAGTAAAGATTGGAGCAGCGCTTTTTTAGTAAAATTACTTCCGGGAGATGATGCAAATGCTGCTGGTGGAAATGAAAATGACCAAAATCAACTTCAAAACATTGATGATTATGCCAAAGTATCGTCATCTAATGTATCTATAGCAAGTGTTTGGGACTTATATTACAGAACTATTGCACTCTCTAACCTAGTAATTAATAACATTGCTGATAGCAATTTAGGAAACAAAGACAGAGCTTTAGCAGAAGCAAAGTTTATGAGAGCTTGGTGTTATTTTGAGTTAACTACCATGTTTGGTGATGTGCCTTTAAGATTAACAGTACCAGAAAAAGCAGAAGATTTTGGAATAGAAAAATCTTCTAGAGCAGCTATTTATACGCAAATAGAATTAGATTTAACTGCTGCAATTGCTGGTTTACCTGCAAAGGGACAATCTGATAACTTTAGAGCAACATCAGAAACAGCAGAAGCTTTAATGGGTAAAGTGTTGGTTTTTCAAGAAAAATATAGCGACGCTATCCCTTTCTTTAAATCTGTAATAGACAATCCTGCTATAGACTTAGAAGAGAATCCGGAGGATGTTTGGAGTATCAATAAAGAATTCGGAAAAGAATCATTATTCGAAATGGGATACATTTCTACATCTGCCAGAGACTGGGGTAACCTTGCGTGGGGAGGTAGAAACGAAAGTAACTTACACATACAATTAATGGGGCCTAGAGGTGATGGTATTTTTGATGTTACCGGAACAGGACTTATTAACGGATGGGGATTTAACTTACCTACTAGTAAATTAGTAAAAGCTTTTGAAGCTGCAGGAGATTCTAAAAGAAAAGCAGCTACACTAATGACAGAAGCAGAATTAATTGCTGCAGGTGGTTCTGTAGATCCTACAGCAGCAACAGGTGGTGTAATTTGGGATTATGAAGGTGCTATTAGAATTAAATATGGTACTAAATTAGAAGACACAAGTAGTGATGGTGTAAAAGAATTAAATTACGGTACAAACTACAGACTATTTCGTTATGCAGAAGTTTTGCTTTTAGCGGCAGAAGCTTATAATAAAGACGGACAAGATGGTTTGGCTAGAACAGAATTAGATAAAGTTAGAAAAAGAGCTGGTTTAGGTAATATTGATGTTAATTTAACTGGTGATGCTTTATTTGAAGCTATTGTAAATGAAAAATTCTTAGAATTAGCGCATGAAGGACAACGTTTCTGGGATTTAGTTCGTTGGGGTAAAGCTGCAACAGAATTAGCAGGTACAGGGTATAGTGCTACAAACAATCTATTCCCTATTCCAATTACTGAAATAGATAAAAACCCTAAATTATCGCTTACGGACCAAAACCCTGGATATTAA
- a CDS encoding glycoside hydrolase family 3 N-terminal domain-containing protein translates to MRKLVLSLLLLSIIIGCKENKVSFVKDTTHEAKIAAIISKMTLEEKIGQTNLRGVSSSAKSLPTDLKESVRRGNVGAFLNIMNLEYVDELQRIAVEESPNGIPLIFGRDVIHGFKTLFPIPLGLAATWDAEMVEKSSEIAAFEASGAGIRWTFAPMLDIARDSRWGRIAESPGEDPYLSAVLGAAYVKGFQGDDLSNPYRIAASAKHYIGYGAAIGGRDYNTVNLNEPLLRNVYLPPFKAAVDAGAATVMSAFNEINGIPATGNKFLLKDVLRGELQFDGFVVSDWDSVIEMVYHGFARDDKHAAELAAKAGLDMEMSSEAYEHHLKELIKENKVSIEELNEFVRNILRVKFRLGLFDTPYRNKEHTGNFYAESHLAEAKKAAIESTVLLKNKNSILPISEKTNVAIIGPLANAPHEQLGTWSFDGEKEHTNTPLDAYKKTNTNFLFAKGLDYSRDKTKKGFKEAIDIAKKSDVILFFGGEEAILSGEAHSRANINLPGAQEELINELAKTGKPIVLIIMAGRPITITNLIDKMDAVLMAWHPGTMGGEALYEIINGIKSPEGRLPVSWPKTAGQLPYFYNHKNTGRPADSTNYIPIDKIPVAAWQSSLGNKSHYLDVGFTPHFPFGYGLSYTTFKYKNISISKDVINFNEDLEVKVSITNTGKKDGKEIAQLYVQDIVGSITRPVKELKRFKHVFLKSGETKEISFKISSKDLEFVNHKLVNAAEEGKFNLWIGPNAAQGLKTSFELKK, encoded by the coding sequence ATGAGAAAATTAGTCCTTTCATTACTATTGCTATCAATAATTATAGGTTGTAAAGAAAACAAAGTTTCTTTTGTAAAAGACACCACTCATGAAGCAAAAATAGCTGCAATCATTTCTAAAATGACTCTCGAAGAAAAAATTGGACAAACCAATTTAAGAGGCGTTTCTAGTAGTGCAAAATCTTTACCTACAGATTTAAAAGAGTCTGTGAGAAGAGGAAATGTTGGTGCTTTCTTAAATATCATGAATTTAGAATATGTAGATGAATTACAAAGAATTGCGGTAGAGGAAAGCCCAAATGGAATTCCGTTAATTTTTGGTAGAGATGTAATTCATGGTTTTAAAACGTTGTTTCCTATTCCTTTAGGTTTAGCAGCAACTTGGGATGCAGAAATGGTAGAAAAATCTTCTGAAATTGCTGCTTTTGAAGCTTCGGGTGCAGGAATAAGATGGACGTTTGCACCCATGTTAGATATTGCTAGAGATAGCCGTTGGGGAAGAATAGCAGAGTCTCCAGGAGAAGATCCTTATTTATCAGCTGTTTTAGGAGCCGCTTACGTAAAAGGTTTTCAGGGTGATGATTTAAGTAATCCATATAGAATAGCAGCATCTGCAAAACATTATATTGGTTATGGTGCAGCAATTGGCGGTAGAGATTACAATACCGTAAATTTAAATGAACCGCTTTTAAGAAATGTTTATTTACCACCATTTAAAGCAGCTGTAGATGCTGGTGCTGCAACAGTTATGAGTGCTTTTAATGAGATAAATGGAATACCAGCAACTGGTAATAAATTTCTATTAAAGGATGTTTTAAGAGGAGAATTACAGTTTGATGGTTTTGTGGTAAGTGATTGGGATTCTGTAATAGAAATGGTGTATCATGGTTTTGCAAGAGATGATAAACACGCTGCAGAATTAGCCGCAAAAGCGGGATTAGATATGGAAATGAGTAGTGAGGCTTATGAGCATCATTTAAAAGAATTAATCAAAGAAAATAAGGTAAGCATAGAAGAATTAAATGAGTTTGTTCGTAATATTTTACGTGTTAAATTTAGATTAGGTCTTTTTGATACTCCATATAGAAATAAAGAACATACAGGTAACTTTTATGCCGAAAGTCATCTAGCAGAAGCAAAAAAAGCAGCAATTGAAAGTACGGTATTATTAAAAAATAAGAATTCTATTTTACCAATATCAGAAAAAACAAACGTAGCTATTATTGGTCCTTTGGCAAATGCGCCACACGAACAATTGGGTACTTGGTCTTTTGATGGAGAAAAAGAACATACCAATACGCCTTTAGATGCGTATAAAAAAACAAACACAAATTTTCTGTTTGCAAAAGGATTGGATTATAGTAGAGATAAAACTAAAAAAGGATTTAAAGAAGCAATTGATATTGCAAAAAAATCTGATGTTATTTTATTCTTTGGTGGTGAAGAAGCTATCTTATCTGGAGAAGCGCATAGTAGAGCAAATATTAATTTACCCGGAGCACAAGAAGAATTAATTAACGAATTGGCAAAAACAGGAAAGCCAATTGTGTTAATTATTATGGCAGGTAGACCAATAACAATTACAAACCTTATTGATAAAATGGACGCGGTTTTAATGGCATGGCATCCCGGAACAATGGGAGGTGAGGCTTTGTATGAAATTATAAATGGTATAAAATCTCCAGAAGGAAGATTACCTGTTTCTTGGCCAAAAACAGCAGGACAGTTACCCTATTTCTACAATCATAAAAATACAGGTAGACCTGCAGATAGTACTAATTATATACCTATAGATAAAATTCCTGTTGCTGCGTGGCAAAGTTCTTTAGGAAATAAATCTCATTATTTGGATGTTGGTTTTACGCCTCATTTTCCTTTTGGATATGGTTTGTCTTACACTACCTTTAAATATAAAAATATTTCTATTTCTAAAGATGTTATTAATTTTAATGAAGATTTAGAAGTTAAAGTATCTATTACCAACACAGGTAAAAAGGATGGTAAAGAAATTGCGCAATTATATGTACAAGATATTGTGGGTAGTATTACAAGGCCTGTAAAAGAATTAAAAAGGTTTAAACACGTATTCTTAAAAAGTGGAGAAACCAAAGAGATTTCTTTTAAAATTTCTTCTAAAGATTTAGAGTTTGTAAATCATAAACTGGTAAATGCTGCAGAAGAAGGGAAGTTTAATCTTTGGATTGGACCTAATGCTGCACAAGGTTTAAAAACCTCTTTTGAATTGAAAAAGTAA
- a CDS encoding SusC/RagA family TonB-linked outer membrane protein: MMIKFKVTIIACLLLCVQNVFSQNKTITGQVTDSQGNTLPGVSVVIKGTTKGANADFEGNYSLPDVSPNDELVFSYLGMNSQTILVGNRTKINVVLQDNLESLDEIVVVGYGSKKKSLVTGAISSIDSKQIKSSSNQRVESVLQGRTSGVTVSSSSGSPGSGAKIRIRGAGSSGNSEPLFIVDGMKASSIADIAPSDIANIEILKDAASAAIYGTEGANGVVIITTKRGRKGGLQVAFNSQFGIQSLKTDMELMNASQFVTYMNEAGLTSVVDNGYDTDWIEETFSTAVMHRNDINLSGATDHFSYYTSASHLDQDGIVGDGSTSFKRSTFRVNLKGDVAKWLEVGINSTYSTSDKSGIQENSDTRGVIQNMLIIDPLTPVTYANGSVPQSVIERSNTNGVPVLKDRNGNVYGYPSFSTGEVINPVAYANNINRTTVDSYQFLTSAYLKFKPFEGFSFTTRLGYDKNQFDTRNTINPYYVSSEAANTTYTGSQTIVKSKRWLWENFASYEKEIGNHNFKLLAGYSAEETRVTTPTSRSGSASIADFTGFDFDLPDFNTQINLIDPSPDNMVSMFGRLSYDYSGKYLFEASIRRDKSDKFPAANKAGTFPAFSAGWVVSKENFWKENSKLDYLKLRASWGQNGSRNNLNGNSDKTYITSTINGQSIDYLGNTGAQITGYSNLNLVWETSEQLDLGVDLRALDNRLTFSADYYKKTTRDAIINDGSLITPGSAGFVSNEFNAGTIENKGFEFELGYGDTTESGLRYNINANLSTLQNKVTEILLLPEGTSLTGAGAPQNADGITRFTEGQASWYFYGYKTDGIDTATGEVIIKDTDGLAGITSADKTNIGSPHPDVLFGGNISLGYKAFDFNLQFQGTIGNDIIATYHQPSRPITNKPVHFFNERWQKAGDVATFPGAASVTGSYETDLMVEDGSFMRIKQIQFGYTLPENFTSKIHIKNLRMYVSLDDFFTFTGYKGLDPEIGNFNYNSIGVDRGFYPTAAKAVFGLSLDF; encoded by the coding sequence ATGATGATAAAATTTAAAGTCACGATTATTGCATGCCTACTTTTATGTGTGCAGAATGTTTTTTCGCAAAACAAGACAATTACTGGTCAGGTAACAGACTCCCAAGGAAATACTTTACCAGGAGTATCTGTTGTTATTAAAGGAACAACTAAAGGTGCCAATGCAGATTTTGAAGGAAATTACTCATTACCTGATGTATCACCAAACGATGAATTAGTTTTTTCTTACTTAGGTATGAATTCTCAAACAATACTCGTAGGAAACCGAACTAAAATTAATGTAGTTTTACAAGATAATCTAGAGTCTTTAGATGAAATTGTAGTTGTTGGGTATGGTAGTAAGAAAAAAAGCTTGGTTACCGGAGCTATTTCTAGTATAGATTCTAAACAAATTAAAAGCTCTTCTAACCAAAGAGTAGAATCTGTGTTACAAGGTAGAACATCTGGTGTTACCGTATCTTCTTCTTCTGGTTCTCCTGGATCTGGTGCTAAAATAAGAATTCGTGGTGCAGGTTCTAGTGGAAATTCAGAACCTTTATTTATTGTTGATGGTATGAAAGCATCATCTATTGCAGATATTGCTCCTTCTGATATTGCAAATATTGAAATATTAAAAGATGCTGCTTCTGCTGCTATTTATGGTACAGAAGGTGCAAACGGGGTTGTAATTATTACAACAAAAAGAGGAAGAAAAGGAGGCTTACAAGTTGCTTTTAATTCTCAATTTGGTATTCAATCTTTAAAAACAGATATGGAGTTAATGAATGCTTCACAATTTGTAACATATATGAATGAAGCTGGTTTAACAAGTGTGGTTGATAATGGTTATGATACAGATTGGATCGAAGAGACATTTTCTACAGCAGTAATGCACAGAAATGATATTAATTTATCTGGAGCTACAGATCATTTTTCTTATTACACATCTGCCTCTCACTTAGATCAAGATGGTATTGTAGGAGATGGAAGCACCTCTTTTAAAAGATCTACTTTTAGAGTAAACCTAAAAGGTGATGTTGCAAAATGGTTAGAAGTAGGTATTAATTCTACTTATTCTACTTCAGATAAAAGCGGAATTCAAGAAAACAGTGATACTAGAGGTGTAATTCAAAATATGTTAATTATAGATCCTTTAACTCCTGTTACCTATGCAAATGGAAGTGTACCGCAATCGGTTATAGAACGTTCTAACACAAATGGTGTGCCTGTGTTAAAAGATAGAAACGGTAATGTATACGGATACCCAAGTTTTTCTACAGGAGAAGTAATAAACCCTGTTGCGTATGCCAATAACATTAATAGAACAACTGTAGATTCGTATCAATTTTTAACCTCTGCCTATTTAAAGTTTAAACCTTTTGAAGGTTTTTCTTTTACAACAAGATTAGGGTATGATAAAAATCAATTTGATACAAGAAATACTATCAATCCATATTATGTTTCATCAGAAGCAGCAAATACAACATATACAGGTTCTCAAACCATTGTAAAATCTAAAAGATGGTTGTGGGAAAACTTTGCATCTTATGAAAAAGAAATTGGTAACCATAATTTTAAATTATTAGCAGGTTATTCTGCAGAAGAAACAAGAGTTACAACACCAACTTCTAGAAGTGGTTCTGCTTCTATTGCAGACTTTACAGGCTTTGATTTTGATTTACCAGACTTTAACACTCAAATTAACTTAATAGATCCATCACCAGATAATATGGTTTCTATGTTTGGTAGACTTTCTTATGATTATTCTGGAAAATATTTATTTGAAGCTTCTATTAGAAGAGATAAATCAGATAAATTTCCAGCAGCAAATAAGGCGGGTACATTTCCAGCATTTTCTGCAGGTTGGGTAGTTTCTAAAGAAAATTTTTGGAAAGAAAATTCTAAATTAGATTACTTAAAACTAAGAGCAAGTTGGGGACAAAACGGTAGTAGAAATAACTTAAACGGTAACTCAGACAAAACCTATATTACCTCAACAATAAACGGACAAAGTATCGACTATTTAGGAAATACTGGTGCACAAATTACGGGATATTCTAACCTTAACTTAGTTTGGGAAACATCAGAACAATTAGATTTAGGTGTAGATTTAAGAGCATTGGATAACAGATTAACTTTCTCTGCTGATTATTATAAAAAAACAACAAGAGATGCTATTATTAACGACGGTTCTTTAATTACTCCAGGTTCTGCAGGTTTTGTTTCTAATGAGTTTAATGCTGGTACTATAGAAAATAAAGGTTTCGAATTTGAATTAGGTTATGGAGATACAACAGAAAGTGGTCTTAGATATAACATTAATGCAAATCTATCTACGTTACAAAACAAAGTAACAGAAATTTTACTTTTACCAGAAGGCACTTCTCTTACAGGAGCTGGTGCGCCTCAAAATGCAGACGGTATTACAAGGTTTACAGAAGGCCAAGCATCTTGGTATTTTTACGGATATAAAACAGACGGAATTGATACTGCTACTGGAGAAGTTATCATAAAAGATACAGATGGTCTTGCAGGAATTACTTCTGCAGATAAAACAAATATAGGTTCGCCACACCCAGATGTATTATTTGGTGGAAATATAAGTTTAGGTTACAAAGCTTTTGATTTTAACTTACAATTTCAAGGAACTATAGGTAATGACATCATTGCAACGTATCATCAACCATCTAGACCTATTACCAACAAACCAGTTCATTTCTTTAATGAAAGATGGCAAAAAGCAGGAGATGTTGCTACTTTTCCAGGCGCTGCAAGTGTAACAGGTTCTTATGAAACAGATTTAATGGTAGAAGATGGTTCTTTTATGAGAATCAAACAGATTCAGTTTGGGTATACTTTACCAGAAAACTTTACCAGTAAAATACATATCAAAAATTTAAGAATGTATGTTTCTTTAGATGACTTTTTCACCTTTACAGGTTACAAAGGTTTAGATCCAGAAATAGGAAATTTTAACTATAATTCTATAGGTGTAGATAGAGGTTTTTACCCAACAGCTGCTAAAGCAGTATTTGGACTCTCTTTAGATTTTTAA